A genome region from Anopheles stephensi strain Indian chromosome 2, UCI_ANSTEP_V1.0, whole genome shotgun sequence includes the following:
- the LOC118505995 gene encoding DNA-directed RNA polymerases I, II, and III subunit RPABC5, whose translation MIIPVRCFTCGKVIGNKWEAYLGLLQAEYTEGDALDALGLKRYCCRRMLLGHVDLIEKLLNYAPLEK comes from the exons ATGATCATCCCGGTGCGGTGTTTCACATGCGGCAAGGTGATAGGCAATAAGTGGGAAGCGTACCTCGGTTTGCTACAGGCCGAATACACCGAAGG TGATGCCCTCGATGCGCTCGGCCTGAAGCGGTACTGCTGCAGACGCATGCTGCTCGGTCACGTCGATCTAATCGAAAAGCTGCTTAACTACGCTCCGCTCGAGAAGTAA
- the LOC118505991 gene encoding uncharacterized protein LOC118505991: MIDATTMVDAEQRRDDTPCRLCLESIASLETAGVDLLENTDVKKLLHDVYELKILPNDNKSTMMCMPCYQQLMHHYTLRMKLLMLRKTFRINQTMMLTQINAFSGTCAESSASKRDENETTAEQEKTTKTATTASIPTPSPPLSAQVPVTMKGELGKAPEENEVTKVTSSKPATKATPEMVENQLIPIVLDCLKDPLYRSALSPLVVSTDRKDPAPLVLLCSTCHNSFKAKEKFDQHRSKGCVPCCRYCLAEMTADHHCPFLNQYSSVIPHIVGSRKYVTTVTIPDSAVDDDDAAAPVEPPDDECEEPKSKKRNLGERFSSVDRRSVTPNPRKREKSNSSSTSSVSSAKNPKSAESQSQPKTTLPTTLDTMSRSSSESDALVTLSHRKSAADKSAVSSRKRKR, from the exons ATGATTGACGCGACAACGATGGTGGATGCAGAGCAACGCCGTGACGATACGCCGTGCCGCTTGTGCCTGGAAAGCATCGCATCACTCGAGACGGCTGGTGTCGACCTGTTGGAAAATACAGATGTTAAAAAATTACTGCATGATGTGTACGAACTGAAG ATACTCCCGAACGACAACAAGTCCACCATGATGTGTATGCCCTGCTACCAACAGTTAATGCACCACTACACACTTCGAATGAAACTGCTGATGCTAAGAAAAACCTTCCGCATAAACCAGACCATGATGCTCACGCAGATAAATGCCTTCAGTG GCACTTGTGCAGAGTCCAGTGCATCAAAGCGggatgaaaatgaaacaacTGCCGAACAGGAGAAAACCACCAAAACGGCAACGACAGCTTCAATCCCGACCCCGTCTCCACCCCTTTCCGCCCAGGTTCCGGTTACAATGAAAGGGGAACTGGGAAAAGCACCAGAAGAAAATGAAGTAACTAAAGTAACTTCATCCAAACCAGCAACAAAAGCTACCCCGGAGATGGTTGAAAATCAGCTGATTCCAATCGTTTTGGACTGCCTGAAAGACCCTCTCTACAGGAGCGCGCTTTCGCCGTTGGTGGTGTCGACGGATCGGAAAGATCCGGCACCGTTGGTGTTGCTGTGCAGTACGTGCCATAACTCCTTCAAAGCCAAAGAAAAATTCGATCAGCACCGTTCGAAGGGTTGCGTTCCGTGTTGCCGCTACTGTCTGGCAGAAATGACCGCGGACCACCATTGCCCATTTTTAAACCAATACTCATCCGTCATACCCCATATCGTTGGGAGTCGGAAGTACGTGACTACCGTTACCATTCCGGATAGcgctgttgatgatgatgatgctgctgctccagTAGAACCACCGGACGACGAATGCGAGGAACCGAAAAGTAAGAAGCGCAATCTCGGTGAACGATTTTCTTCTGTCGATCGTCGTTCAGTTACGCCCAATCCGAGGAAAAGGGAGAAgagcaacagtagcagcaccagcagcgtcAGCAGTGCAAAAAATCCAAAATCGGCAGAGTCGCAATCGCAGCCGAAAACTACGCTTCCCACTACCCTTGACACCATGTCCCGGTCGTCTTCTGAATCGGATGCACTGGTAACACTATCGCACCGCAAATCTGCTGCCGATAAAAGTGCAGTTAGTTCTAGAAAGCGGAAAAGATAA
- the LOC118505992 gene encoding BAG domain-containing protein Samui produces the protein MSSQQEQPQQQQQPTVRHIPIFVEGRSEPLINTAPESRPSQPSQHHPSAAGMEGPSMEMPDRDEFFKPGKIFDRARDIPVRSAFPGFSFDFKHDPSPSASRSTTDPLNTNMPRGSSIPRQTPSPSAAHQQHQQQQQQPPPPPSQWQQPQQKPSAANPQQQQQHGPRAPQPQTHPEPQPQPQPAPAGQDQPDSRPKIPTREDPITKIQKIQKDVLAIFDQVEHFKGGKEGKKDKAYIYLDEMLTQNLLKLDSIDAEDQPQIKSARKEAIKSINTCIAVLEAKAEAGASGSTNASTGSIGNSNANSNGFDATNGGAEQSASNTSIPHSSSNSSQPQPNEVSKQ, from the coding sequence ATGTCGTCACAACAGGAGcaaccacagcaacagcagcagcctaCTGTGCGGCACATTCCGATTTTCGTCGAAGGTCGTTCCGAACCGCTGATAAACACGGCACCCGAATCGCGACCCTCACAACCATCCCAGCACCATCCATCCGCAGCTGGGATGGAGGGCCCCAGTATGGAAATGCCAGATCGGGACGAATTCTTCAAACCCGGTAAAATTTTCGATCGGGCGCGCGATATCCCGGTACGATCGGCGTTTCCAGGTTTCTCGTTCGACTTCAAGCATGACCCGTCGCCCAGTGCCAGCAGATCCACGACGGATCCACTGAATACCAATATGCCTCGCGGAAGTTCGATTCCCAGACAAACACCTTCGCCTTCGGCCGCTcaccaacagcatcagcagcagcagcagcagccgccgccgccgccgtcgcaGTGGCAGCAGCCACAACAAAAGCCTAGCGCGGCGAacccgcaacagcagcagcaacatgggCCCCGGGCACCGCAACCACAAACACATCCGGAACCGCAACCTCAGCCACAGCCTGCTCCTGCTGGCCAGGATCAACCGGATAGCCGTCCAAAGATACCGACCAGGGAGGATCCGATCACGAAGATCCAAAAGATCCAGAAAGATGTGCTCGCCATCTTCGATCAGGTGGAACATTTCAAGGGTGGCAAGGAGGGCAAGAAAGACAAGGCGTACATCTATCTGGACGAGATGCTGACGCAGAATCTGCTGAAGCTGGACTCGATCGATGCCGAGGATCAGCCGCAAATTAAGTCCGCACGGAAGGAAGCCATCAAAAGCATAAACACCTGCATCGCGGTGCTGGAGGCGAAAGCCGAAGCGGGAGCTAGTGGGAGCACCAATGCCAGTACCGGTTCGATCGGCAATAGCAACGCGAACAGTAACGGGTTCGACGCCACCAATGGTGGCGCGGAACAGTCCGCCTCGAATACGTCAATTCCTCACTCGTCGTCCAATTCTAGTCAACCGCAGCCCAATGAAGTTTCGAAGCAGTAG